The Oscillatoria acuminata PCC 6304 genomic interval CTAAAAAAAAGTAGATCATCCCTAGGAGCGCTAATGTGGGTGCCCAGGGTGCAAACAATGATAGGCGAGGTTGACCACTTTCTCCATCAAAAAAGTAGAACAGCACGCTATAAAAATCCGCAGAACCGCCCCCAATTCGATGGAAGGGAGAACCGTAAATTGGCCCTTGGGGTACACGAGCCAGATAGGCAAGATAACAGATTACGATAAAGAATAAACTTTGCAAGGATACAATACAGACCCCTCGGTAAAGCAATTTGGGTCGGATCTTTAAGCAAGCAACTAGGGGAAAAATGGCCCAGAGTCCCCACTCTCTGCCCCATTTGACTAAAGATCGAATCAGCCGACCTAGCCCCAAGCTAAAATCGATATGAGAAAAAATTAAAGCAATGACCATCAGGGGAATAAAAATCAGCCAAATCCAGGCGATGATAGGAATTTTAATTTGTTCTTTTTCTGGGGTATCAGCGTTTTGGTTCCAGAGCTTTTTAATCAAATAGAGGAAAAGAACCCAAGCCATCACCGGAAAAGCAATAGGCTGCGCCCCCAATAAATACATGACATAGGTACTCAGAAGGCCATACCAGACTAGCTTTTCCTCAAAATTTTCAGGTTTGATAATGTCCGAAGGACTGATGAATTTTTGCATGATAAATCTAAGATGCACATTCTTGTTTAAAAGGGGTTAATTAGTCATAGAAACTCTAGCTTTATCTGCTAGAGGGGGGGAACCAACGAGGCAGCTTATACCTCGGTCATACCGGAATAAGCTAGGGGTTTTTGTAGTAGCCCTGTCAAGGTGTGTAGATTGTAGGGGCGTATTGCATACGCCCTCCGGAGGGCGTATGCAATACGCCCCTACAAGAAACCATGATTTTTCGTCATTAAATTTATCACCTTGACAGGGCTAGGGTTTTTGTAGCCTCGCCCTTGAAGTTTTAGGGTGTAAAAAGTTCATAAAACAGCATTTATTCTCAAGAAGAACCCTGCAAAAACACAGGGTTTTTGCTTAAAGTTAGGGGCTTACTGGCTGTTTTTAAAGCCAATAAGCCATCTTGAATTAGGAGCTTCTAACGGTCTATCAAGAAGGGTTGTAAAAAATTAAGTCACCTTTGCTTCTCAAAAAGTGTACTAACCTTTACCCTCTTTTTTCGGCGAGATAATCTTTTACAAAACCCCCCATATTGTTTTCCCCAACTAGCAAATTCCAGTCTGAATCAAACATTTCCGGCTTCCAAGAATAATCGGCCACCCAACAGGTCCAACTTAACTGATGGTCTTCTAACTTCTTCTTGATTGCCCTGCCATAAGTTGAAATCGTTCCACTGGTGGTTTTACTAGAACCCTTTCTAAACCCCCATTCCGTCACAAAAATC includes:
- a CDS encoding O-antigen ligase family protein; the protein is MQKFISPSDIIKPENFEEKLVWYGLLSTYVMYLLGAQPIAFPVMAWVLFLYLIKKLWNQNADTPEKEQIKIPIIAWIWLIFIPLMVIALIFSHIDFSLGLGRLIRSLVKWGREWGLWAIFPLVACLKIRPKLLYRGVCIVSLQSLFFIVICYLAYLARVPQGPIYGSPFHRIGGGSADFYSVLFYFFDGESGQPRLSLFAPWAPTLALLGMIYFFLVRQESNRRWRIIGTIGAVAMIFGSLSRMALVSLPLVMVATWVLTHFDQPILYFTAGLGSSVTGIFAASMMGSIKSFINRINQARASSSKLRFRLAEFSLYKWRTDAPLWGHGFTEASGPGYTLFFPIGTSGCGTWVNVLYTKGLVGFIALIVPLVCTLIVLSYKASKSETARVGLRVFLVLLLFSITQEVDVLSYVNWPGLLMIGLALKE